The sequence CCCATTAAACTCATAGAGCATTGATTACATAACATCTTATATTCCTTTTCCTTTGGAAGTCTTATCGCCATTTTAAACACCTCCGTTTATGACACGTGTCATAATCCAATTTGTTATTGAAAGACTTTTCATAAAAGCTTTGCGGTTTATTAACCTAAAGAAGGAATATAACTTATGTCATTATAAGAAATTTGGAAAACTTGACAGAAAGGTTTATATATTCCACTTGTCATAAGATGTGACATGAAGACCAACGCTTTTGAAGTTGCCTCGCGCTACGTTTATCCGTCGCTTAGAAGAAGGTTAGTTGAGCTGCTCTACGAGAAAGGGCTTAAACAGACCAAGATAGCCGAGCTCCTCCACATAACGCAGTCTGCCGTTTCACGCTACCTCAACATGGACAGAGGGGCTTTAGTTGATATCTCCAAATTCCCGGACATTGACACTGAGCTCCGCTCGTTTGCCGATGAAATTATCAGAAAAAAGCCTGACGAGTACTGCATTCATAGGAGACTCATAGAGATTTCACTCAAAATGATTGGGAAGGGCTATATCTGCTCATTGCATGCGAAGATCGACCCCGAGGTTAATCCGTCAGAATGTGGAGTGTGTCTTGAGCTTTTTGGCGGATAATAGTAAACAAAGAAAAAAGAAAAAAGTCACTCAAGCATACCCTCTTTCTTTGCCACGATATAAGTACAGCACAGGTCTCCGGTAACGTTGTTCATTGTCTCGAACATGTCTATGAGTGGGTTGACTCCTAAGGCAAGAGCGACGATTATTGATATCTGGCTTGGCTCAAGGCCTAAAGTTCCAAGGACTATAAACAGTAACATTAAGCTTCCTCCGGGAACTCCTCCAGCGCCTATTGCGGACAGTACTGTAGTTATTATCACTATGGCCAAGGAGCCGATTGTAAGGTCAATGCCAAAGACATCCGCTGCAAAGACCGCCCACATTGGGAGATGTATACACACTCCGTTCATGTTTATCGTTGCACCCACTGGAAGGGAGAACTCTGCAAGCTCTCTCTTTACTCTAAATGACTCTATTGCCGTTTTGATTGTAACTGGAAGTGTGGCGGCACTACTCCTAGTGAAGAACGATGTTATCATGACTTCCTTGGCCCTCTTGAAGAAGTCTATTGGGTTCTCCTTGAGGAAAACGGAGATGAGTATTGAGTAAACAATGAATATCATTATGACAATTCCCGAAATGACACCCAGCACCGCCTTCAGATAGGGCCCGATGATTGAAGGTCCATAGAGACCGAAGTTGACAACTGCAAGTGAGAACACACCTATTGGGAAGTACTCCAGAATCCAAGATACTATTTTGAACATTACTGAATTCGCACCTGCGGCGAAGTCGAGTATTGATTGAATCTGCTTTCTTTCAGTTTCATTTTGGGTATGGTCAAGTAGAACCCTTGCCGCAAGACCAAAGAGGAGTGCAAAGACTATTATTGGGAGGAACTCTCCATTTGCCAGTGCCTCAAATGGGTTGGTAAACATCTTGAGAATCAAGTCAGTCAGACCCGCTGGTGGAGTTATGGAGGGGCCGCCTTCTCCCATAGAGCTTCCCAACTTCTCGACGTCAACTGCAACTCCCTGTCCAGGGTGTACAAACATGGCAATACTCACTCCAATCATAGCTGCTATGAATGAAGTAAACATGTACCATAGGATGACTTTTCCTCCAACTCTTCCCAGCTTCTTTGGTGAAAGTCCTGAAGAACCAACTATAAGGGAGAAGAACACTATTGGTATAACGACCATTTTGAGCATCCTTACGAGCACTGCACCAAAAGGTGAGATGTACGTTGCTATCCTTTCCCCGAGATTGCTGGCATTTGCCATATCGTAGTACCAAAGAGCCAATCCGAATGCAACACCCAACAAGAATGCAACCCCGACCCTATAGGGCAGGGGTATGCTAGTGTACTTTTTTACAATGCTCATGCGATTCACCCCCCACCACATTTAATCCTGAACTTTTTTACACTTAACTGTCATATGCTTGTGATATATAACCTTTTGTGCTAATTAAGTTCCATTGATACATCAGTGCGTTATAATATTCAATAAAGCATATTAGCAACCAGCGTAGTTGCAAAAAAATCTAAGATGTTCCTTAACAAGATTGATTACCCAAATTCGTCTATAATGCAAACTCAATTAGAAGTCCTGAATCTCACCAAACAAATGAAGTTCTTAAGGGAATTAAAAACTATCAAACTATCCCTGCTATTTGTCCTGTTATTGTTGAAAATTTCTTCATAAATTCATTTTTAAATTCTTTCACTTGAAGTTTTCTTAGAGGTGAGAGAATGGATGAACTGGAGATGATAAGGAGAAAGAAGATGCTCGAACTTATGAAGAAAGCGGGAATGATTGAAGTTAAACCCAAAAAACCGAAAGTCATAATCGAAGTCATTACTGCTCCCGGCTGTCCATACTGCCCAATAGCAGTCCAAATGGCAAAAGAGTTGGAGAAGAAATACGAGGGCGTCGTAGCGAAGGAGATAAGTGTTGCAACTCCAGAAGGACAGAAAAAGGCAATGGAGCACAATATTATGGGAACTCCAACGATTTTGATAAACAATCGTGTTGAATTCATAGGTGTACCAAACTTCGCTGAATTTGAAAGAAGGGTTAGGCAATATCTCTCCGCATAAACTTTAAAAATTACCCTCTTTAATTTCTCCCATGTTTCTGTATGAGAAAAATTTTGATCTTCAAAAAAAGAAAGCCTTAGAAAGTCTAAACGATGCCCTAAAAAAGGGATTAGTGGATAGTGACATAATATCCCTGTTAGACAAAATAAACTCCCTCGAAAACTATTTTACCACATCTTCATGCTCCGGAAGGATAAGCGTTATGCAA comes from Thermococcus aggregans and encodes:
- a CDS encoding transcriptional regulator, giving the protein MKTNAFEVASRYVYPSLRRRLVELLYEKGLKQTKIAELLHITQSAVSRYLNMDRGALVDISKFPDIDTELRSFADEIIRKKPDEYCIHRRLIEISLKMIGKGYICSLHAKIDPEVNPSECGVCLELFGG
- a CDS encoding dicarboxylate/amino acid:cation symporter, giving the protein MSIVKKYTSIPLPYRVGVAFLLGVAFGLALWYYDMANASNLGERIATYISPFGAVLVRMLKMVVIPIVFFSLIVGSSGLSPKKLGRVGGKVILWYMFTSFIAAMIGVSIAMFVHPGQGVAVDVEKLGSSMGEGGPSITPPAGLTDLILKMFTNPFEALANGEFLPIIVFALLFGLAARVLLDHTQNETERKQIQSILDFAAGANSVMFKIVSWILEYFPIGVFSLAVVNFGLYGPSIIGPYLKAVLGVISGIVIMIFIVYSILISVFLKENPIDFFKRAKEVMITSFFTRSSAATLPVTIKTAIESFRVKRELAEFSLPVGATINMNGVCIHLPMWAVFAADVFGIDLTIGSLAIVIITTVLSAIGAGGVPGGSLMLLFIVLGTLGLEPSQISIIVALALGVNPLIDMFETMNNVTGDLCCTYIVAKKEGMLE
- a CDS encoding thioredoxin family protein; this translates as MDELEMIRRKKMLELMKKAGMIEVKPKKPKVIIEVITAPGCPYCPIAVQMAKELEKKYEGVVAKEISVATPEGQKKAMEHNIMGTPTILINNRVEFIGVPNFAEFERRVRQYLSA